CCCCCACGACAGAAACCTTCCCCATGTCCCGCGCCAACGAGGCCCTAGACCACCTCCGTTCCGGCAAAGCCCGGTATCGCATCGTCCTGGAGAATGATCTTAACGCCTAACTAAAGATCCATCCCCATGTCCTCGCTCTTCACTCCCCTCACCCTCGGTGGCATTGAACTGCCTAACCGCATCTTTATGGCCCCGCTCACCCGCTGCCGGGCGGATGCAGACCACGTCCCCACGGATCTGATGGTGGAATACTATTCTCAGCGCGCCAGCGCCGGCCTCATCATCGCCGAGGCGACCATGGTCATGGAAGGAAACTCCGCCTTTGCCGGTCGTGAACCGGGCATCTACTCAGACGCTCAAATCGTCGCCTGGAGAAAGGTCACCGATGCTGTCCATGCGAAGGGTGGGCGCATCTTCCTCCAGCTCTGGCACGGGGGCCGCGCCTGCCATCCATACTTCAATGATGGAGCCACACCTGTCTCCGCCAGCCCCATTCCCATCACCAACGATGAGGCGCATACGCCTGAGGGCAAGAAACCCTACGCCACTCCACGCGAGCTGCGTGAGGAGGAACTGCCAGCCATCGTCGAAGCCTTTCGCAAAGCAGCACTAAACGCCAAAGTGACCGGTTTTGATGGCGTCGAAATTCATGGGGCCAATGGTTATCTACTGGACCAATTCCTGCGTGATGGTAGCAACCGCCGTGGCGGTGAATATGGAGGCCCCATCGAAAACCGCGCTCGTCTTCTGCTGGAGGTGGTCGATGCCGCTGTCAGTGTTTGGGGAGTGGGTTTCGTTGGCGTGCGCCTGTCCCCTCTCAACAGTTTCAATTCCATGGAGGACAGCGATCCCGCCGGTCTAACAGCTTATGTGGCAACGCAGCTCGATCAACGCGGCATCGCTTACCTGCATCTGATGCGCGCCGATTTTTTCGGCCTGCAAAAAGGCGATGTCGTCAGCATCGCCCGCGCCGCTTTCAAAG
This region of Prosthecobacter fusiformis genomic DNA includes:
- a CDS encoding alkene reductase; the encoded protein is MSSLFTPLTLGGIELPNRIFMAPLTRCRADADHVPTDLMVEYYSQRASAGLIIAEATMVMEGNSAFAGREPGIYSDAQIVAWRKVTDAVHAKGGRIFLQLWHGGRACHPYFNDGATPVSASPIPITNDEAHTPEGKKPYATPRELREEELPAIVEAFRKAALNAKVTGFDGVEIHGANGYLLDQFLRDGSNRRGGEYGGPIENRARLLLEVVDAAVSVWGVGFVGVRLSPLNSFNSMEDSDPAGLTAYVATQLDQRGIAYLHLMRADFFGLQKGDVVSIARAAFKGTLIGNMGYTPEEAAAAIEEGTLEGVAFGHHYVSNPDLVERIQAGIPLVEPDASTFYTQEAKGYTDYPTLAAA